Proteins encoded in a region of the Methanobrevibacter millerae genome:
- a CDS encoding DUF308 domain-containing protein codes for MKKNIVSLLAIIFGIMIISFPILGVISTNAIIGLSVLFISIYALIMGISIIDYNTYGSIIDLALGVVLLIISIGLIFNPALFGFLAEITLYLAGIILIIAGVVSLVNNRTSKFGFYIGIAGIILGVCYIIIGTYVANPIILGTLIGIWLVLSGILRLLD; via the coding sequence ATGAAAAAAAATATTGTTAGTTTGCTGGCCATCATTTTTGGAATAATGATTATTTCATTTCCTATCCTTGGGGTAATATCCACCAATGCAATAATAGGATTATCCGTCCTGTTCATTTCAATTTACGCATTGATAATGGGAATTTCAATAATCGACTACAACACTTACGGTTCCATTATAGACCTTGCCCTGGGAGTGGTGCTCCTTATAATCAGTATTGGATTAATATTTAACCCTGCATTGTTTGGATTTTTAGCTGAAATAACGTTATATCTTGCAGGAATCATATTGATTATAGCAGGAGTCGTTTCATTGGTAAACAACCGTACATCCAAATTCGGATTCTACATTGGAATAGCCGGAATTATTTTGGGTGTCTGTTACATAATCATTGGAACTTACGTTGCAAATCCAATTATTTTAGGTACTTTAATTGGTATATGGCTAGTATTAAGCGGCATATTGAGATTATTGGACTAG
- the mer gene encoding 5,10-methylenetetrahydromethanopterin reductase → MKFGIEFVPQIPLDELVKLVKLAEDVGFEYAWITDHYNNKNVYETLALIANATETIKMGPGVTNPYVRSPAISASAIATIDEISEGRATFGIGPGDKATFDALGIAWEKPVSTIKAAIADINTLLSGGKTEAGAALGGAKAVQEHIPIYMGAQGPKMLETAGEIADGVLINASNPKDYEAAMPMIKKGIEAAGGDKAFDVGAYTATSIGADSDAAKNAAKIVVAFIAAGSPPPVIERHGLPEGFNTQMGEFLAKGDFGGAIGAVTDEALDAFSVCGTPDEFIPKIEGLAEMGVTQYVAGSPVGKNVEESIKLLGDVIASF, encoded by the coding sequence ATGAAGTTCGGTATAGAATTCGTACCTCAAATACCATTAGATGAATTAGTAAAATTAGTAAAATTAGCAGAAGACGTCGGTTTTGAATACGCATGGATCACAGACCACTACAACAATAAAAACGTATACGAAACCTTAGCATTAATTGCAAACGCAACTGAAACCATTAAAATGGGTCCTGGTGTAACCAACCCATACGTAAGAAGCCCTGCAATTTCTGCTTCCGCAATCGCAACTATTGACGAAATCTCAGAAGGAAGAGCAACCTTCGGTATTGGTCCTGGTGACAAAGCAACTTTCGATGCTTTAGGAATCGCTTGGGAAAAACCTGTATCCACTATTAAAGCAGCAATCGCTGACATTAACACTTTATTATCTGGAGGAAAAACCGAAGCTGGTGCAGCATTAGGTGGAGCAAAAGCTGTCCAAGAACACATCCCTATTTACATGGGTGCTCAAGGACCTAAAATGTTAGAAACCGCTGGAGAAATCGCTGATGGTGTATTAATTAACGCATCTAACCCTAAAGATTACGAAGCAGCAATGCCTATGATTAAAAAAGGTATCGAAGCAGCTGGCGGAGACAAAGCATTTGACGTTGGTGCATACACTGCAACTTCCATCGGAGCTGACTCTGACGCAGCTAAAAACGCAGCTAAAATCGTTGTTGCATTTATTGCAGCAGGATCACCACCTCCAGTTATCGAAAGACACGGATTACCTGAAGGATTCAACACCCAAATGGGTGAATTCTTAGCTAAAGGTGACTTCGGTGGAGCTATTGGTGCTGTAACCGATGAAGCACTCGACGCATTCTCCGTATGTGGTACTCCTGACGAGTTCATTCCTAAGATCGAAGGCTTAGCTGAAATGGGTGTAACTCAATACGTAGCAGGATCCCCTGTTGGTAAAAACGTAGAAGAATCCATTAAATTATTAGGAGACGTAATTGCAAGTTTCTAA
- a CDS encoding archaeosine biosynthesis radical SAM protein RaSEA, with protein MEIENLCKEIRNRAFERKEPKTPEQVGASWYNDDLTYDGISKTLFIILPTPGCAWALGDSGGCTMCSYVSDCTLEPIDTETIINIFNDHLSRFDIESEDKIAVKLFASGSFLNPYELPIEARDEIMTTLANMDNVREIIVESRPEYVKEEYIDGIFDIIGDRLFEISMGLETSNDYTRLNKINKGFTFEDFENAVKLIQDLRDNKGYNIKSKAYIFVKPILISESEAIDEAIQTAKDCESIGVDRLSFCPATIHSGTVIERFWRKGAYQPPWIWSCIEIINTVRREVAIPALLDTSGFGSRRGPYNCKKCNKDLKHMIIRCNLAQSPVEYDCECKKEWMAEVNNADMNQSKVKIKHIPLY; from the coding sequence ATGGAAATTGAAAACTTATGTAAAGAAATTAGAAATAGAGCCTTTGAGCGAAAAGAGCCGAAGACTCCAGAGCAAGTTGGTGCAAGCTGGTATAATGATGATTTGACTTATGACGGCATTTCAAAAACGTTATTTATTATCCTGCCAACTCCCGGATGCGCATGGGCACTGGGAGACAGCGGAGGATGTACAATGTGCAGCTATGTCTCCGACTGTACGCTTGAGCCTATTGACACTGAAACTATAATAAACATATTCAACGATCACTTATCAAGATTCGACATTGAAAGCGAAGACAAAATAGCCGTTAAGCTTTTTGCATCCGGAAGCTTTCTGAATCCCTACGAACTTCCTATTGAAGCACGCGATGAAATCATGACTACGCTGGCAAATATGGATAACGTTCGTGAAATCATCGTTGAATCCCGTCCAGAATATGTTAAGGAAGAATATATCGACGGCATTTTTGACATTATCGGAGACAGACTCTTTGAAATAAGCATGGGTCTTGAAACCTCAAACGATTACACCAGATTAAACAAAATCAATAAGGGCTTTACCTTTGAGGACTTTGAAAACGCCGTTAAGCTGATTCAGGATTTAAGGGACAATAAAGGTTATAACATTAAATCCAAAGCCTATATTTTTGTAAAACCGATATTAATCAGTGAAAGCGAAGCGATAGATGAGGCAATTCAAACCGCTAAGGACTGTGAAAGCATTGGCGTTGACAGACTCTCATTCTGTCCTGCAACAATTCACAGCGGAACCGTCATTGAAAGATTCTGGAGAAAAGGCGCCTACCAGCCTCCATGGATTTGGAGCTGCATTGAAATCATCAACACCGTCAGAAGGGAAGTTGCAATTCCGGCACTTTTAGATACTTCAGGATTCGGTTCAAGGAGAGGCCCGTACAACTGCAAAAAATGCAATAAGGACCTGAAGCACATGATAATCAGGTGCAATCTGGCTCAAAGCCCTGTCGAATACGATTGCGAGTGCAAAAAGGAATGGATGGCAGAAGTCAATAATGCTGACATGAACCAGTCAAAAGTTAAGATAAAGCACATACCACTATATTAA